From a single Amphiprion ocellaris isolate individual 3 ecotype Okinawa chromosome 18, ASM2253959v1, whole genome shotgun sequence genomic region:
- the LOC111564948 gene encoding muscarinic acetylcholine receptor M3-like isoform X2 yields MNLTSVSDPVHLLSNSINGASYQDLVLFPENGWKQHNVSNFFTQGGNVSDSAVNRTVMLPEEEFDPLGGHTIWQVIIIVFLTGSLSLVTVVGNILVLVSFRINKALKTVNNYYLLSLAFADLTIGTLSMNLYTTYIIMDQWALGPVVCDLWLAIDYVASNASVMNLLVISFDRYFSVTRPLTYRAKRTTKRAMTMIGLAWSISFILWAPAILFWQYIVGERTVQPNECYIQFLSEPIITFCTAIAAFYLPVTIMAILFWKIYQETEKRAKEVQGLKGSGAGNSSNQTQNQGNGSGRAGGEGSTNSQKNVSTVLRQMSSQSCSSYELNQSSAEKNNKDNGSLPEGMGNRGRCGIFCFQFSSLLQGRRASRRSFNNTILTEGDAEQSSCDSFNNNEVGASGDQSGSEAEADGSDPSRTPSDSKKSRKVKKNKDKQPSSTYKSQRGSNPPNSSADQSPAAITMKDAAMAKRFASKAKTEINKRKNEKKANDKKAARTLSAILFAFITTWLPYNIMVLVNTFCQDCIPGTLWALGYWLCYVNSTVNPMCYALCNKTFRTTFRDILMCQWKQKKNKPHFNQRQSVAFKKKDPV; encoded by the exons ATGAACCTGACCTCCGTCTCAGATCCTGTCCACTTACTTAGCAACAGTATTAATG GTGCCTCTTACCAGGATTTGGTCCTATTTCCTGAAAATGGGTGGAAGCAGCATAATGTCAGTAATTTCTTTACACAAGGAGGAAACGTGTCTGATTCAGCAGTTAACAGGACAGTAATGCTTCCTGAAGAAGAGTTTGACCCGTTAGGAGGACACACTATCTGGCAG GTCATCATAATTGTCTTCCTCACTGGATCGCTCTCTCTCGTCACTGTTGTTGGCAACATCCTGGTGTTGGTGTCGTTCAGGATAAACAAGGCACTGAAGACGGTGAACAACTACTACCTGCTCAGCCTGGCATTTGCTGACCTGACCATCGGCACGCTGTCAATGAACTTGTATACTACGTACATCATCATGGACCAGTGGGCCCTGGGGCCGGTGGTTTGTGACTTGTGGCTTGCGATTGACTATGTGGCCAGTAATGCCTCAGTCATGAACTTACTTGTCATCAGCTTTGACAG GTATTTCTCTGTGACCAGACCTTTGACCTACCGGGCCAAGCGTACGACCAAGCGGGCCATGACCATGATTGGATTAGCCTGGTCCATCTCTTTCATTCTGTGGGCCCCAGCCATTCTGTTCTGGCAGTATATTGTAGGTGAGCGGACAGTCCAGCCAAACGAGTGCTACATTCAGTTCTTGTCGGAGCCCATCATTACGTTTTGTACTGCTATCGCTGCGTTCTACTTGCCAGTGACCATTATGGCAATCCTGTTTTGGAAGATCTATCAGGAGACAGAGAAGCGAGCTAAAGAAGTACAAGGTCTCAAAGGATCTGGGGCAGGAAACAGCTCAAACCAGACTCAGAATCAAGGGAATGGCAGTGGGAGAGCTGGTGGAGAAGGTTCAACCAACAGCCAGAAGAATGTGTCAACTGTGCTGCGCCAGATGAGCTctcaaagctgcagcagctacGAACTAAATCAATCATCTGCAGAGAAGAACAACAAGGACAATGGCAGCTTACCAGAGGGAATGGGGAACAGAGGAAGGTGTGGCATATTTTGCTTCCAGTTTTCGTCTCTTCTGCAAGGTCGGCGTGCATCCAGGAGGTCCTTCAACAACACAATATTAACGGAGGGTgatgcagagcagagcagctgtgACAGCTTCAACAATAATGAAGTTGGGGCTTCAGGGGATCAGTCAGGTTCTGAGGCAGAAGCTGACGGTTCAGACCCATCAAGGACTCCATCAG ATAGTAAGAAGTCTAGaaaggtgaagaaaaacaaggataAGCAGCCATCATCAACCTACAAAAGTCAAAGAGGTTCAAACCCTCCCAACTCTTCTGCTGACCAATCACCTGCAGCTATAACCATGAAAGATGCAGCGATGGCCAAACGCTTTGCCTCGAAGGCCAAGACCGAGATCAACAAGCGCAAGAACGAAAAAAAGGCGAATGATAAGAAAGCAGCACGGACACTCAGTGCCATTCTGTTCGCCTTCATCACAACGTGGTTACCATACAACATCATGGTGTTGGTCAATACCTTCTGTCAGGATTGTATCCCCGGAACTCTCTGGGCTCTGGGCTACTGGTTGTGTTACGTCAACAGCACAGTAAACCCCATGTGCTACGCCCTGTGCAACAAAACCTTCAGGACAACTTTCAGGGATATTCTAATGTGCCAGTGgaagcaaaaaaagaacaaacctCACTTCAATCAGAGGCAGTCTGTGGCATTCAAGAAGAAAGACCCTGTGTAG
- the LOC111564948 gene encoding muscarinic acetylcholine receptor M3-like isoform X1, whose product MNLTSVSDPVHLLSNSINGMRDQTENTIIAESTILGASYQDLVLFPENGWKQHNVSNFFTQGGNVSDSAVNRTVMLPEEEFDPLGGHTIWQVIIIVFLTGSLSLVTVVGNILVLVSFRINKALKTVNNYYLLSLAFADLTIGTLSMNLYTTYIIMDQWALGPVVCDLWLAIDYVASNASVMNLLVISFDRYFSVTRPLTYRAKRTTKRAMTMIGLAWSISFILWAPAILFWQYIVGERTVQPNECYIQFLSEPIITFCTAIAAFYLPVTIMAILFWKIYQETEKRAKEVQGLKGSGAGNSSNQTQNQGNGSGRAGGEGSTNSQKNVSTVLRQMSSQSCSSYELNQSSAEKNNKDNGSLPEGMGNRGRCGIFCFQFSSLLQGRRASRRSFNNTILTEGDAEQSSCDSFNNNEVGASGDQSGSEAEADGSDPSRTPSDSKKSRKVKKNKDKQPSSTYKSQRGSNPPNSSADQSPAAITMKDAAMAKRFASKAKTEINKRKNEKKANDKKAARTLSAILFAFITTWLPYNIMVLVNTFCQDCIPGTLWALGYWLCYVNSTVNPMCYALCNKTFRTTFRDILMCQWKQKKNKPHFNQRQSVAFKKKDPV is encoded by the exons ATGAACCTGACCTCCGTCTCAGATCCTGTCCACTTACTTAGCAACAGTATTAATGGTATGAGAGACCAGACTGAAAACACCATCATAGCAGAGTCAACCATTTTAG GTGCCTCTTACCAGGATTTGGTCCTATTTCCTGAAAATGGGTGGAAGCAGCATAATGTCAGTAATTTCTTTACACAAGGAGGAAACGTGTCTGATTCAGCAGTTAACAGGACAGTAATGCTTCCTGAAGAAGAGTTTGACCCGTTAGGAGGACACACTATCTGGCAG GTCATCATAATTGTCTTCCTCACTGGATCGCTCTCTCTCGTCACTGTTGTTGGCAACATCCTGGTGTTGGTGTCGTTCAGGATAAACAAGGCACTGAAGACGGTGAACAACTACTACCTGCTCAGCCTGGCATTTGCTGACCTGACCATCGGCACGCTGTCAATGAACTTGTATACTACGTACATCATCATGGACCAGTGGGCCCTGGGGCCGGTGGTTTGTGACTTGTGGCTTGCGATTGACTATGTGGCCAGTAATGCCTCAGTCATGAACTTACTTGTCATCAGCTTTGACAG GTATTTCTCTGTGACCAGACCTTTGACCTACCGGGCCAAGCGTACGACCAAGCGGGCCATGACCATGATTGGATTAGCCTGGTCCATCTCTTTCATTCTGTGGGCCCCAGCCATTCTGTTCTGGCAGTATATTGTAGGTGAGCGGACAGTCCAGCCAAACGAGTGCTACATTCAGTTCTTGTCGGAGCCCATCATTACGTTTTGTACTGCTATCGCTGCGTTCTACTTGCCAGTGACCATTATGGCAATCCTGTTTTGGAAGATCTATCAGGAGACAGAGAAGCGAGCTAAAGAAGTACAAGGTCTCAAAGGATCTGGGGCAGGAAACAGCTCAAACCAGACTCAGAATCAAGGGAATGGCAGTGGGAGAGCTGGTGGAGAAGGTTCAACCAACAGCCAGAAGAATGTGTCAACTGTGCTGCGCCAGATGAGCTctcaaagctgcagcagctacGAACTAAATCAATCATCTGCAGAGAAGAACAACAAGGACAATGGCAGCTTACCAGAGGGAATGGGGAACAGAGGAAGGTGTGGCATATTTTGCTTCCAGTTTTCGTCTCTTCTGCAAGGTCGGCGTGCATCCAGGAGGTCCTTCAACAACACAATATTAACGGAGGGTgatgcagagcagagcagctgtgACAGCTTCAACAATAATGAAGTTGGGGCTTCAGGGGATCAGTCAGGTTCTGAGGCAGAAGCTGACGGTTCAGACCCATCAAGGACTCCATCAG ATAGTAAGAAGTCTAGaaaggtgaagaaaaacaaggataAGCAGCCATCATCAACCTACAAAAGTCAAAGAGGTTCAAACCCTCCCAACTCTTCTGCTGACCAATCACCTGCAGCTATAACCATGAAAGATGCAGCGATGGCCAAACGCTTTGCCTCGAAGGCCAAGACCGAGATCAACAAGCGCAAGAACGAAAAAAAGGCGAATGATAAGAAAGCAGCACGGACACTCAGTGCCATTCTGTTCGCCTTCATCACAACGTGGTTACCATACAACATCATGGTGTTGGTCAATACCTTCTGTCAGGATTGTATCCCCGGAACTCTCTGGGCTCTGGGCTACTGGTTGTGTTACGTCAACAGCACAGTAAACCCCATGTGCTACGCCCTGTGCAACAAAACCTTCAGGACAACTTTCAGGGATATTCTAATGTGCCAGTGgaagcaaaaaaagaacaaacctCACTTCAATCAGAGGCAGTCTGTGGCATTCAAGAAGAAAGACCCTGTGTAG